DNA sequence from the Nicotiana tomentosiformis chromosome 3, ASM39032v3, whole genome shotgun sequence genome:
GGGAAATTATGATGAGGAGAAAACCAATTTTGAGATGGCTTCATCTCCGCCTTTTTATTTTGGGTCTCCACCTAGCAGGGTTTCGAATCCCCTGATTCAGGATTCCCAATTCAGCAACGACAATTTTGTTCCTATACTAGCAATTCCAGAAGCAGCTGCTGCATCACCACCACCTTCTTTTACCTCCACCGCCGCTTCCGCCTCCGCTCGTAAGAACGGAGGTGGCTGTGTTCCGGTGAAGTATGGGAACAAGCAAGCTGCTGTGAGGATTGAAGGCTTCAATTGCCGCAGCAGCATCTCTGCTGTTGCTTAGGTAAATCCCGATGTTAAACCAACCAAACACGTTAAAAAGAAGAGATTTTTGAGGGAGAGATGAGAAACCAAAACAAATTCGTTTTA
Encoded proteins:
- the LOC104120428 gene encoding uncharacterized protein; amino-acid sequence: MNRFAYQQTAFVGCVGVGDMRRGDISVCGGAVVCPKPRRIGLFDSSYVHSNESIRSEACDLKAGTELLDIILTKGNYDEEKTNFEMASSPPFYFGSPPSRVSNPLIQDSQFSNDNFVPILAIPEAAAASPPPSFTSTAASASARKNGGGCVPVKYGNKQAAVRIEGFNCRSSISAVA